The region aatctaaaatagtTCTAAGCTTTCCGCCCAAAAGTAGTCTttatataaacaataataaagcTACATTTCCTTagcatttaaaaattgtaccaatattttaacaaatttataattatatcaATATCATAGTGTGTAAATAGACAGACTTCAATTaccaaaataataagaaaaaaaacattttttaaaaattgtttaattgtttaaaatgtttgcttATTAATGGAAAACTAATGGAAAGTAATCATTACCTCCATTTGCTAATTGTGTGTACTAATTTATATAAGATGAATATAGATATAGATTTGGTTTCATTTCTAACAACGACATGAACCCAGTAACTGGTTTTCGACTGCTTGTGATGGCCCTGGCCATACTCCTCTGGCTAAATCCCAATCCCGAAGGAAGGCAATCGAAATCTAGGTTTACCAACATTCAGTGTATATCTTATAATGATTCCTATTGCCTTATTGAAAAGTGTAAATTGAACTTGCTAGGCCGAGGCCGAGTGGGTGcccaattttatttaaaaatgcttATATTACCAGCTGATAATGTGTGGGTAAGTGGATTTATTAtggaataatatttatattatttatacatatgtattataaacattttccaGATAAACTGGAGTATTTTCCGTCGCTACAATGGCTACCAGCCatttctatataatataagcACCGATTTTTGTCAACTTatgaaaaatgtaaacaagCTGTCGTTCGAGAGTCTGGTCATTAACGCTATCATGACCAAATCAAACTTAAATCACACCTGTCCCTATAACGTGGGTATATTTCTTTATTCTTTTATTAagacttatttattatttttaatagcaCGATATAATCTTGGATAACTTGGAGTTTTCGGATGATTTTCTAAAGAAACTTCCCCTTCCACAGGGGGACTATAAAATCCAATTGCGGTTCGCAACATACAGGGTTTGGCGAGTCCAAGTGACCATTTTCTTTGTTAGGGATGAATTATAAATTCAGTTtgattccaaaaaaaaaattaataaatcgTTAATCTAGAAATTCCCCAAACTTCAACTTGTGAGTCACTTTTTAGTCGATATTCCAGTcggtatgtatatatagtattCCTTTGAAGGATCTGATAaaaattgtccaagatatGGGTATCGGAGGGGGTCATGTATGGGAATTCTGGAAATCCCGGATTCTACAAGGGGACCATCaggaaaaaagtgaaaaatatcgatcgaaaattttgattctaggttttgatgcagattaatggagaattGAACTACGAATCTttcaaggtattcctttcaaggatctgataaaaattgtccaagatatGGGTATCGGAGGGGGTCAAAAATGGGAATTCTGGAAATCCCGGATTCTACAAGGGGACCATCaggaaaaaagtgaaaaatatcgatcgaaaattttgtatccaggttttgatgcagattaatagagaattgaACTACGAATCTttcaaggtattcctttcaaggATCTGATAAAATTTGTCCAAGATATGGGTATCGGATTGGGTCATATATGGGAATTctggaaatcccggattttaGAAGGGGACCATCaggaaaaaagtgaaaaatatcgatcgaaaattttgattctaggttttgatgcagattaatggagaattGAACTACGAATCTttcaaggtattcctttcaaggatctgataaaaattgtccaagatatGGGTATCGGAGGGGGTCAAAAATGGGAATTCTGGAAATCCCGGATTCTACAAGGGGACCATCaggaaaaaagtgaaaaatatcgatcgaaaattttgtatccaggttttgatgcagattaatagagaattgaACTACGAATCTttcaaggtattcctttcaaggATCTGATAAAATTTGTCCAAGATATGGGTATCGGATTGGGTCATATATGGGAATTctggaaatcccggattttaGAAGGGGACCATCaggaaaaaagtgaaaaatatcgatcgaaaattttgattctaggttttgatgcagattaatagagaattgaACTACGAATCTttcaaggtattcctttcaaggATCTGATAAAATTTGTCCAAGATATGGGTATCGGATTGGGTCAT is a window of Drosophila bipectinata strain 14024-0381.07 chromosome 2R, DbipHiC1v2, whole genome shotgun sequence DNA encoding:
- the LOC108131415 gene encoding uncharacterized protein; translated protein: MLILPADNVWINWSIFRRYNGYQPFLYNISTDFCQLMKNVNKLSFESLVINAIMTKSNLNHTCPYNHDIILDNLEFSDDFLKKLPLPQGDYKIQLRFATYRVWRVQVTIFFVRDEL